The proteins below come from a single Synechococcus sp. WH 8101 genomic window:
- a CDS encoding type II toxin-antitoxin system VapC family toxin — protein MPVIVLDTNVISELMRPQPDQRVLAWANSLDPESAAITAMNEAEILHGLARLPGGRRKQALRESWDALAADLFAGRVWAFTSEAAHWYGELVSHRERLARPIATADAVIAAIGLAHGAPLATRNTSDFADLGLQLINPWTIP, from the coding sequence ATGCCGGTGATCGTTCTCGACACCAACGTGATCTCCGAGCTGATGCGTCCGCAGCCGGATCAACGGGTTCTGGCCTGGGCCAACAGCCTCGATCCAGAGAGCGCAGCGATCACCGCCATGAACGAAGCGGAGATCCTGCACGGCCTGGCGCGCCTGCCGGGTGGACGCCGCAAGCAGGCACTGCGCGAGAGCTGGGATGCACTGGCAGCCGACCTGTTTGCAGGTCGGGTGTGGGCCTTCACCAGCGAGGCCGCTCATTGGTATGGCGAGCTGGTGAGCCACCGCGAACGCCTGGCTCGGCCGATCGCCACCGCCGATGCCGTGATCGCAGCCATCGGCCTGGCCCACGGCGCTCCGCTGGCCACCCGTAACACCTCTGATTTCGCCGATCTCGGCCTGCAGCTGATCAATCCCTGGACCATCCCATGA
- a CDS encoding plasmid stabilization protein, producing MATLTIRNLDERTKAQLRVQAARHGRSMEEEARTILRTAIESSQAEVQVERLGSRIHAHFAELGGVELDLLERSSAPAAAEFEPR from the coding sequence ATGGCCACCCTCACCATCCGTAATCTCGACGAGCGCACCAAGGCTCAGCTGCGCGTGCAGGCCGCCCGCCATGGCCGATCCATGGAGGAAGAAGCGCGCACGATCCTGCGAACAGCGATCGAATCCAGCCAGGCTGAGGTGCAGGTGGAGCGCCTGGGCAGCCGCATCCATGCCCATTTCGCTGAGCTGGGCGGTGTGGAGCTCGATCTGCTGGAGCGCAGCTCAGCCCCTGCAGCCGCTGAGTTCGAGCCACGCTGA